One genomic region from Gadus morhua chromosome 9, gadMor3.0, whole genome shotgun sequence encodes:
- the tnnt3a gene encoding troponin T type 3a (skeletal, fast) isoform X3 produces the protein MSDTEDVDQVEEYDAVEEEVVQEVEVAPEAGPEPEPEPEAEPEPEPEPEPEPVVEPEPEPEPEPEQEAEELEDATGEEDEKPKFKPSAPKIPDGEKVDFDDIQKKRQNKDLSELQGLIDAHFEGRKKEEEELIALKERIEKRRAERAEQQRIRSEKDKERQARREEERLKREEADAKKKMEEDAKKKSALSNMGSNYSSHLQKADQKRGGGKKETEREKKKKILAGRRKGLNIDHLNEDKLKDKINELHEWMSTLESEKFDHMERLKRQKYEVTTLRKRVEELSKFSKKGAAARRRK, from the exons ATGTCTGACACTGAAGATGT tgATCAGGTCGAGG aatacgATG ccgtggaggaggaggtagttcaggaggtagaggtggCCCCGGAGGCGGGTCccgaaccagaaccagaacctgaAGCGGaaccagagccagagccagagcctgagccagagccagtggtagaaccagaaccagaaccagagccagagccagagcaaGAAGCTGAGGAGCTGGAAG ATGCCACTGGAGAGGAAG ACGAGAAGCCAAAGTTCAA GCCCAGCGCACCCAAGATTCCCGATGGTGAGAAAGTGGACTTTGAT GACATCCAGAAGAAGCGTCAGAACAAGGATCTGTCGGAGCTCCAAGGCCTGATCGATGCTCACTTTGAGGgcaggaagaaggaggaggaggagctgatcgCCCTCAAGGAGAGAATT gagaaaCGTAGGGCTGAGAGAGCTGAGCAGCAGAGGATCCGCTCTGAGAAGGACAAGGAGCGCCAGGCCAGACGCGAG gaggagaggctgaAGAGGGAGGAGGCTGATGCCAAGAAAAAGATGGAAGAGGATGCAAAGAAGAAGTCGGCTCTGTCCAACATGGGCTCCAACTACAGCAGCCATCTGCAGAAG gctgaccagaagaggggaggaggaaagaaggaaacagagagagagaagaagaagaagattctGGCTGGAAGACGCAAGGGTCTGAACATCGACCACCTCAACGAGGATAAGCTCAA GGACAAGATCAACGAGCTCCATGAATGGATGAGCACTTTGGAGTCTGAGAAGTTCGACCACATGGAGAGACTGAAGAGGCAGAAGTATGAG GTTACAACTCTGCGTAAGAGAGTGGAGGAGCTCAGTAAATT CAGCAAGAAGGGAGCTGCTGCCCGCCGCAGGAAGTAA
- the tnnt3a gene encoding troponin T type 3a (skeletal, fast) isoform X7 produces the protein MSDTEDVDQVEEYDAVEEEVVQEVEVAPEAGPEPEPEPEAEPEPEPEPEPEPVVEPEPEPEPEPEQEAEELEDEKPKFKPSAPKIPDGEKVDFDDIQKKRQNKDLSELQGLIDAHFEGRKKEEEELIALKERIEKRRAERAEQQRIRSEKDKERQARREEERLKREEADAKKKMEEDAKKKSALSNMGSNYSSHLQKADQKRGGGKKETEREKKKKILAGRRKGLNIDHLNEDKLKDKINELHEWMSTLESEKFDHMERLKRQKYEVTTLRKRVEELSKFSKKGAAARRRK, from the exons ATGTCTGACACTGAAGATGT tgATCAGGTCGAGG aatacgATG ccgtggaggaggaggtagttcaggaggtagaggtggCCCCGGAGGCGGGTCccgaaccagaaccagaacctgaAGCGGaaccagagccagagccagagcctgagccagagccagtggtagaaccagaaccagaaccagagccagagccagagcaaGAAGCTGAGGAGCTGGAAG ACGAGAAGCCAAAGTTCAA GCCCAGCGCACCCAAGATTCCCGATGGTGAGAAAGTGGACTTTGAT GACATCCAGAAGAAGCGTCAGAACAAGGATCTGTCGGAGCTCCAAGGCCTGATCGATGCTCACTTTGAGGgcaggaagaaggaggaggaggagctgatcgCCCTCAAGGAGAGAATT gagaaaCGTAGGGCTGAGAGAGCTGAGCAGCAGAGGATCCGCTCTGAGAAGGACAAGGAGCGCCAGGCCAGACGCGAG gaggagaggctgaAGAGGGAGGAGGCTGATGCCAAGAAAAAGATGGAAGAGGATGCAAAGAAGAAGTCGGCTCTGTCCAACATGGGCTCCAACTACAGCAGCCATCTGCAGAAG gctgaccagaagaggggaggaggaaagaaggaaacagagagagagaagaagaagaagattctGGCTGGAAGACGCAAGGGTCTGAACATCGACCACCTCAACGAGGATAAGCTCAA GGACAAGATCAACGAGCTCCATGAATGGATGAGCACTTTGGAGTCTGAGAAGTTCGACCACATGGAGAGACTGAAGAGGCAGAAGTATGAG GTTACAACTCTGCGTAAGAGAGTGGAGGAGCTCAGTAAATT CAGCAAGAAGGGAGCTGCTGCCCGCCGCAGGAAGTAA
- the tnnt3a gene encoding troponin T type 3a (skeletal, fast) isoform X12, with protein sequence MSDTEDVDQVEEYDDEKPKFKPSAPKIPDGEKVDFDDIQKKRQNKDLSELQGLIDAHFEGRKKEEEELIALKERIEKRRAERAEQQRIRSEKDKERQARREEERLKREEADAKKKMEEDAKKKSALSNMGSNYSSHLQKADQKRGGGKKETEREKKKKILAGRRKGLNIDHLNEDKLKDKINELHEWMSTLESEKFDHMERLKRQKYEVTTLRKRVEELSKFSKKGAAARRRK encoded by the exons ATGTCTGACACTGAAGATGT tgATCAGGTCGAGG aatacgATG ACGAGAAGCCAAAGTTCAA GCCCAGCGCACCCAAGATTCCCGATGGTGAGAAAGTGGACTTTGAT GACATCCAGAAGAAGCGTCAGAACAAGGATCTGTCGGAGCTCCAAGGCCTGATCGATGCTCACTTTGAGGgcaggaagaaggaggaggaggagctgatcgCCCTCAAGGAGAGAATT gagaaaCGTAGGGCTGAGAGAGCTGAGCAGCAGAGGATCCGCTCTGAGAAGGACAAGGAGCGCCAGGCCAGACGCGAG gaggagaggctgaAGAGGGAGGAGGCTGATGCCAAGAAAAAGATGGAAGAGGATGCAAAGAAGAAGTCGGCTCTGTCCAACATGGGCTCCAACTACAGCAGCCATCTGCAGAAG gctgaccagaagaggggaggaggaaagaaggaaacagagagagagaagaagaagaagattctGGCTGGAAGACGCAAGGGTCTGAACATCGACCACCTCAACGAGGATAAGCTCAA GGACAAGATCAACGAGCTCCATGAATGGATGAGCACTTTGGAGTCTGAGAAGTTCGACCACATGGAGAGACTGAAGAGGCAGAAGTATGAG GTTACAACTCTGCGTAAGAGAGTGGAGGAGCTCAGTAAATT CAGCAAGAAGGGAGCTGCTGCCCGCCGCAGGAAGTAA
- the tnnt3a gene encoding troponin T type 3a (skeletal, fast) isoform X6: MSDTEDVDQVEEEYDAVEEEVVQEVEVAPEAGPEPEPEPEAEPEPEPEPEPEPVVEPEPEPEPEPEQEAEELEDEKPKFKPSAPKIPDGEKVDFDDIQKKRQNKDLSELQGLIDAHFEGRKKEEEELIALKERIEKRRAERAEQQRIRSEKDKERQARREEERLKREEADAKKKMEEDAKKKSALSNMGSNYSSHLQKADQKRGGGKKETEREKKKKILAGRRKGLNIDHLNEDKLKDKINELHEWMSTLESEKFDHMERLKRQKYEVLNLRNRIDQLQKYSKKGAAARRRK; encoded by the exons ATGTCTGACACTGAAGATGT tgATCAGGTCGAGG aagaatacgATG ccgtggaggaggaggtagttcaggaggtagaggtggCCCCGGAGGCGGGTCccgaaccagaaccagaacctgaAGCGGaaccagagccagagccagagcctgagccagagccagtggtagaaccagaaccagaaccagagccagagccagagcaaGAAGCTGAGGAGCTGGAAG ACGAGAAGCCAAAGTTCAA GCCCAGCGCACCCAAGATTCCCGATGGTGAGAAAGTGGACTTTGAT GACATCCAGAAGAAGCGTCAGAACAAGGATCTGTCGGAGCTCCAAGGCCTGATCGATGCTCACTTTGAGGgcaggaagaaggaggaggaggagctgatcgCCCTCAAGGAGAGAATT gagaaaCGTAGGGCTGAGAGAGCTGAGCAGCAGAGGATCCGCTCTGAGAAGGACAAGGAGCGCCAGGCCAGACGCGAG gaggagaggctgaAGAGGGAGGAGGCTGATGCCAAGAAAAAGATGGAAGAGGATGCAAAGAAGAAGTCGGCTCTGTCCAACATGGGCTCCAACTACAGCAGCCATCTGCAGAAG gctgaccagaagaggggaggaggaaagaaggaaacagagagagagaagaagaagaagattctGGCTGGAAGACGCAAGGGTCTGAACATCGACCACCTCAACGAGGATAAGCTCAA GGACAAGATCAACGAGCTCCATGAATGGATGAGCACTTTGGAGTCTGAGAAGTTCGACCACATGGAGAGACTGAAGAGGCAGAAGTATGAG GTGCTCAACCTCAGGAATCGCATCGATCAGTTGCAGAAATA CAGCAAGAAGGGAGCTGCTGCCCGCCGCAGGAAGTAA
- the tnnt3a gene encoding troponin T type 3a (skeletal, fast) isoform X10, translated as MSDTEDVDQVEEEYDAVEEEVVQEVEVAPEAGPEPEPEPEAEPEPEPEPEPEPVVEPEPEPEPEPEQEAEELEDATGEEDEKPKFKPSAPKIPDGEKVDFDDIQKKRQNKDLSELQGLIDAHFEGRKKEEEELIALKERIEKRRAERAEQQRIRSEKDKERQARREEERLKREEADAKKKMEEDAKKKSALSNMGSNYSSHLQKADQKRGGGKKETEREKKKKILAGRRKGLNIDHLNEDKLKDKINELHEWMSTLESEKFDHMERLKRQKYEVLNLRNRIDQLQK; from the exons ATGTCTGACACTGAAGATGT tgATCAGGTCGAGG aagaatacgATG ccgtggaggaggaggtagttcaggaggtagaggtggCCCCGGAGGCGGGTCccgaaccagaaccagaacctgaAGCGGaaccagagccagagccagagcctgagccagagccagtggtagaaccagaaccagaaccagagccagagccagagcaaGAAGCTGAGGAGCTGGAAG ATGCCACTGGAGAGGAAG ACGAGAAGCCAAAGTTCAA GCCCAGCGCACCCAAGATTCCCGATGGTGAGAAAGTGGACTTTGAT GACATCCAGAAGAAGCGTCAGAACAAGGATCTGTCGGAGCTCCAAGGCCTGATCGATGCTCACTTTGAGGgcaggaagaaggaggaggaggagctgatcgCCCTCAAGGAGAGAATT gagaaaCGTAGGGCTGAGAGAGCTGAGCAGCAGAGGATCCGCTCTGAGAAGGACAAGGAGCGCCAGGCCAGACGCGAG gaggagaggctgaAGAGGGAGGAGGCTGATGCCAAGAAAAAGATGGAAGAGGATGCAAAGAAGAAGTCGGCTCTGTCCAACATGGGCTCCAACTACAGCAGCCATCTGCAGAAG gctgaccagaagaggggaggaggaaagaaggaaacagagagagagaagaagaagaagattctGGCTGGAAGACGCAAGGGTCTGAACATCGACCACCTCAACGAGGATAAGCTCAA GGACAAGATCAACGAGCTCCATGAATGGATGAGCACTTTGGAGTCTGAGAAGTTCGACCACATGGAGAGACTGAAGAGGCAGAAGTATGAG GTGCTCAACCTCAGGAATCGCATCGATCAGTTGCAGAAATAG
- the tnnt3a gene encoding troponin T type 3a (skeletal, fast) isoform X1 — MSDTEDVDQVEEEYDAVEEEVVQEVEVAPEAGPEPEPEPEAEPEPEPEPEPEPVVEPEPEPEPEPEQEAEELEDATGEEDEKPKFKPSAPKIPDGEKVDFDDIQKKRQNKDLSELQGLIDAHFEGRKKEEEELIALKERIEKRRAERAEQQRIRSEKDKERQARREEERLKREEADAKKKMEEDAKKKSALSNMGSNYSSHLQKADQKRGGGKKETEREKKKKILAGRRKGLNIDHLNEDKLKDKINELHEWMSTLESEKFDHMERLKRQKYEVTTLRKRVEELSKFSKKGAAARRRK; from the exons ATGTCTGACACTGAAGATGT tgATCAGGTCGAGG aagaatacgATG ccgtggaggaggaggtagttcaggaggtagaggtggCCCCGGAGGCGGGTCccgaaccagaaccagaacctgaAGCGGaaccagagccagagccagagcctgagccagagccagtggtagaaccagaaccagaaccagagccagagccagagcaaGAAGCTGAGGAGCTGGAAG ATGCCACTGGAGAGGAAG ACGAGAAGCCAAAGTTCAA GCCCAGCGCACCCAAGATTCCCGATGGTGAGAAAGTGGACTTTGAT GACATCCAGAAGAAGCGTCAGAACAAGGATCTGTCGGAGCTCCAAGGCCTGATCGATGCTCACTTTGAGGgcaggaagaaggaggaggaggagctgatcgCCCTCAAGGAGAGAATT gagaaaCGTAGGGCTGAGAGAGCTGAGCAGCAGAGGATCCGCTCTGAGAAGGACAAGGAGCGCCAGGCCAGACGCGAG gaggagaggctgaAGAGGGAGGAGGCTGATGCCAAGAAAAAGATGGAAGAGGATGCAAAGAAGAAGTCGGCTCTGTCCAACATGGGCTCCAACTACAGCAGCCATCTGCAGAAG gctgaccagaagaggggaggaggaaagaaggaaacagagagagagaagaagaagaagattctGGCTGGAAGACGCAAGGGTCTGAACATCGACCACCTCAACGAGGATAAGCTCAA GGACAAGATCAACGAGCTCCATGAATGGATGAGCACTTTGGAGTCTGAGAAGTTCGACCACATGGAGAGACTGAAGAGGCAGAAGTATGAG GTTACAACTCTGCGTAAGAGAGTGGAGGAGCTCAGTAAATT CAGCAAGAAGGGAGCTGCTGCCCGCCGCAGGAAGTAA
- the tnnt3a gene encoding troponin T type 3a (skeletal, fast) isoform X2 encodes MSDTEDVDQVEEEYDAVEEEVVQEVEVAPEAGPEPEPEPEAEPEPEPEPEPEPVVEPEPEPEPEPEQEAEELEDATGEEDEKPKFKPSAPKIPDGEKVDFDDIQKKRQNKDLSELQGLIDAHFEGRKKEEEELIALKERIEKRRAERAEQQRIRSEKDKERQARREEERLKREEADAKKKMEEDAKKKSALSNMGSNYSSHLQKADQKRGGGKKETEREKKKKILAGRRKGLNIDHLNEDKLKDKINELHEWMSTLESEKFDHMERLKRQKYEVLNLRNRIDQLQKYSKKGAAARRRK; translated from the exons ATGTCTGACACTGAAGATGT tgATCAGGTCGAGG aagaatacgATG ccgtggaggaggaggtagttcaggaggtagaggtggCCCCGGAGGCGGGTCccgaaccagaaccagaacctgaAGCGGaaccagagccagagccagagcctgagccagagccagtggtagaaccagaaccagaaccagagccagagccagagcaaGAAGCTGAGGAGCTGGAAG ATGCCACTGGAGAGGAAG ACGAGAAGCCAAAGTTCAA GCCCAGCGCACCCAAGATTCCCGATGGTGAGAAAGTGGACTTTGAT GACATCCAGAAGAAGCGTCAGAACAAGGATCTGTCGGAGCTCCAAGGCCTGATCGATGCTCACTTTGAGGgcaggaagaaggaggaggaggagctgatcgCCCTCAAGGAGAGAATT gagaaaCGTAGGGCTGAGAGAGCTGAGCAGCAGAGGATCCGCTCTGAGAAGGACAAGGAGCGCCAGGCCAGACGCGAG gaggagaggctgaAGAGGGAGGAGGCTGATGCCAAGAAAAAGATGGAAGAGGATGCAAAGAAGAAGTCGGCTCTGTCCAACATGGGCTCCAACTACAGCAGCCATCTGCAGAAG gctgaccagaagaggggaggaggaaagaaggaaacagagagagagaagaagaagaagattctGGCTGGAAGACGCAAGGGTCTGAACATCGACCACCTCAACGAGGATAAGCTCAA GGACAAGATCAACGAGCTCCATGAATGGATGAGCACTTTGGAGTCTGAGAAGTTCGACCACATGGAGAGACTGAAGAGGCAGAAGTATGAG GTGCTCAACCTCAGGAATCGCATCGATCAGTTGCAGAAATA CAGCAAGAAGGGAGCTGCTGCCCGCCGCAGGAAGTAA
- the tnnt3a gene encoding troponin T type 3a (skeletal, fast) isoform X11 yields the protein MSDTEDVDQVEEEYDDEKPKFKPSAPKIPDGEKVDFDDIQKKRQNKDLSELQGLIDAHFEGRKKEEEELIALKERIEKRRAERAEQQRIRSEKDKERQARREEERLKREEADAKKKMEEDAKKKSALSNMGSNYSSHLQKADQKRGGGKKETEREKKKKILAGRRKGLNIDHLNEDKLKDKINELHEWMSTLESEKFDHMERLKRQKYEVTTLRKRVEELSKFSKKGAAARRRK from the exons ATGTCTGACACTGAAGATGT tgATCAGGTCGAGG aagaatacgATG ACGAGAAGCCAAAGTTCAA GCCCAGCGCACCCAAGATTCCCGATGGTGAGAAAGTGGACTTTGAT GACATCCAGAAGAAGCGTCAGAACAAGGATCTGTCGGAGCTCCAAGGCCTGATCGATGCTCACTTTGAGGgcaggaagaaggaggaggaggagctgatcgCCCTCAAGGAGAGAATT gagaaaCGTAGGGCTGAGAGAGCTGAGCAGCAGAGGATCCGCTCTGAGAAGGACAAGGAGCGCCAGGCCAGACGCGAG gaggagaggctgaAGAGGGAGGAGGCTGATGCCAAGAAAAAGATGGAAGAGGATGCAAAGAAGAAGTCGGCTCTGTCCAACATGGGCTCCAACTACAGCAGCCATCTGCAGAAG gctgaccagaagaggggaggaggaaagaaggaaacagagagagagaagaagaagaagattctGGCTGGAAGACGCAAGGGTCTGAACATCGACCACCTCAACGAGGATAAGCTCAA GGACAAGATCAACGAGCTCCATGAATGGATGAGCACTTTGGAGTCTGAGAAGTTCGACCACATGGAGAGACTGAAGAGGCAGAAGTATGAG GTTACAACTCTGCGTAAGAGAGTGGAGGAGCTCAGTAAATT CAGCAAGAAGGGAGCTGCTGCCCGCCGCAGGAAGTAA
- the tnnt3a gene encoding troponin T type 3a (skeletal, fast) isoform X4: protein MSDTEDVDQVEAVEEEVVQEVEVAPEAGPEPEPEPEAEPEPEPEPEPEPVVEPEPEPEPEPEQEAEELEDATGEEDEKPKFKPSAPKIPDGEKVDFDDIQKKRQNKDLSELQGLIDAHFEGRKKEEEELIALKERIEKRRAERAEQQRIRSEKDKERQARREEERLKREEADAKKKMEEDAKKKSALSNMGSNYSSHLQKADQKRGGGKKETEREKKKKILAGRRKGLNIDHLNEDKLKDKINELHEWMSTLESEKFDHMERLKRQKYEVTTLRKRVEELSKFSKKGAAARRRK from the exons ATGTCTGACACTGAAGATGT tgATCAGGTCGAGG ccgtggaggaggaggtagttcaggaggtagaggtggCCCCGGAGGCGGGTCccgaaccagaaccagaacctgaAGCGGaaccagagccagagccagagcctgagccagagccagtggtagaaccagaaccagaaccagagccagagccagagcaaGAAGCTGAGGAGCTGGAAG ATGCCACTGGAGAGGAAG ACGAGAAGCCAAAGTTCAA GCCCAGCGCACCCAAGATTCCCGATGGTGAGAAAGTGGACTTTGAT GACATCCAGAAGAAGCGTCAGAACAAGGATCTGTCGGAGCTCCAAGGCCTGATCGATGCTCACTTTGAGGgcaggaagaaggaggaggaggagctgatcgCCCTCAAGGAGAGAATT gagaaaCGTAGGGCTGAGAGAGCTGAGCAGCAGAGGATCCGCTCTGAGAAGGACAAGGAGCGCCAGGCCAGACGCGAG gaggagaggctgaAGAGGGAGGAGGCTGATGCCAAGAAAAAGATGGAAGAGGATGCAAAGAAGAAGTCGGCTCTGTCCAACATGGGCTCCAACTACAGCAGCCATCTGCAGAAG gctgaccagaagaggggaggaggaaagaaggaaacagagagagagaagaagaagaagattctGGCTGGAAGACGCAAGGGTCTGAACATCGACCACCTCAACGAGGATAAGCTCAA GGACAAGATCAACGAGCTCCATGAATGGATGAGCACTTTGGAGTCTGAGAAGTTCGACCACATGGAGAGACTGAAGAGGCAGAAGTATGAG GTTACAACTCTGCGTAAGAGAGTGGAGGAGCTCAGTAAATT CAGCAAGAAGGGAGCTGCTGCCCGCCGCAGGAAGTAA
- the tnnt3a gene encoding troponin T type 3a (skeletal, fast) isoform X9, with the protein MSDTEDVDQVEAVEEEVVQEVEVAPEAGPEPEPEPEAEPEPEPEPEPEPVVEPEPEPEPEPEQEAEELEDEKPKFKPSAPKIPDGEKVDFDDIQKKRQNKDLSELQGLIDAHFEGRKKEEEELIALKERIEKRRAERAEQQRIRSEKDKERQARREEERLKREEADAKKKMEEDAKKKSALSNMGSNYSSHLQKADQKRGGGKKETEREKKKKILAGRRKGLNIDHLNEDKLKDKINELHEWMSTLESEKFDHMERLKRQKYEVLNLRNRIDQLQKYSKKGAAARRRK; encoded by the exons ATGTCTGACACTGAAGATGT tgATCAGGTCGAGG ccgtggaggaggaggtagttcaggaggtagaggtggCCCCGGAGGCGGGTCccgaaccagaaccagaacctgaAGCGGaaccagagccagagccagagcctgagccagagccagtggtagaaccagaaccagaaccagagccagagccagagcaaGAAGCTGAGGAGCTGGAAG ACGAGAAGCCAAAGTTCAA GCCCAGCGCACCCAAGATTCCCGATGGTGAGAAAGTGGACTTTGAT GACATCCAGAAGAAGCGTCAGAACAAGGATCTGTCGGAGCTCCAAGGCCTGATCGATGCTCACTTTGAGGgcaggaagaaggaggaggaggagctgatcgCCCTCAAGGAGAGAATT gagaaaCGTAGGGCTGAGAGAGCTGAGCAGCAGAGGATCCGCTCTGAGAAGGACAAGGAGCGCCAGGCCAGACGCGAG gaggagaggctgaAGAGGGAGGAGGCTGATGCCAAGAAAAAGATGGAAGAGGATGCAAAGAAGAAGTCGGCTCTGTCCAACATGGGCTCCAACTACAGCAGCCATCTGCAGAAG gctgaccagaagaggggaggaggaaagaaggaaacagagagagagaagaagaagaagattctGGCTGGAAGACGCAAGGGTCTGAACATCGACCACCTCAACGAGGATAAGCTCAA GGACAAGATCAACGAGCTCCATGAATGGATGAGCACTTTGGAGTCTGAGAAGTTCGACCACATGGAGAGACTGAAGAGGCAGAAGTATGAG GTGCTCAACCTCAGGAATCGCATCGATCAGTTGCAGAAATA CAGCAAGAAGGGAGCTGCTGCCCGCCGCAGGAAGTAA
- the tnnt3a gene encoding troponin T type 3a (skeletal, fast) isoform X8, with amino-acid sequence MSDTEDVDQVEAVEEEVVQEVEVAPEAGPEPEPEPEAEPEPEPEPEPEPVVEPEPEPEPEPEQEAEELEDEKPKFKPSAPKIPDGEKVDFDDIQKKRQNKDLSELQGLIDAHFEGRKKEEEELIALKERIEKRRAERAEQQRIRSEKDKERQARREEERLKREEADAKKKMEEDAKKKSALSNMGSNYSSHLQKADQKRGGGKKETEREKKKKILAGRRKGLNIDHLNEDKLKDKINELHEWMSTLESEKFDHMERLKRQKYEVTTLRKRVEELSKFSKKGAAARRRK; translated from the exons ATGTCTGACACTGAAGATGT tgATCAGGTCGAGG ccgtggaggaggaggtagttcaggaggtagaggtggCCCCGGAGGCGGGTCccgaaccagaaccagaacctgaAGCGGaaccagagccagagccagagcctgagccagagccagtggtagaaccagaaccagaaccagagccagagccagagcaaGAAGCTGAGGAGCTGGAAG ACGAGAAGCCAAAGTTCAA GCCCAGCGCACCCAAGATTCCCGATGGTGAGAAAGTGGACTTTGAT GACATCCAGAAGAAGCGTCAGAACAAGGATCTGTCGGAGCTCCAAGGCCTGATCGATGCTCACTTTGAGGgcaggaagaaggaggaggaggagctgatcgCCCTCAAGGAGAGAATT gagaaaCGTAGGGCTGAGAGAGCTGAGCAGCAGAGGATCCGCTCTGAGAAGGACAAGGAGCGCCAGGCCAGACGCGAG gaggagaggctgaAGAGGGAGGAGGCTGATGCCAAGAAAAAGATGGAAGAGGATGCAAAGAAGAAGTCGGCTCTGTCCAACATGGGCTCCAACTACAGCAGCCATCTGCAGAAG gctgaccagaagaggggaggaggaaagaaggaaacagagagagagaagaagaagaagattctGGCTGGAAGACGCAAGGGTCTGAACATCGACCACCTCAACGAGGATAAGCTCAA GGACAAGATCAACGAGCTCCATGAATGGATGAGCACTTTGGAGTCTGAGAAGTTCGACCACATGGAGAGACTGAAGAGGCAGAAGTATGAG GTTACAACTCTGCGTAAGAGAGTGGAGGAGCTCAGTAAATT CAGCAAGAAGGGAGCTGCTGCCCGCCGCAGGAAGTAA
- the tnnt3a gene encoding troponin T type 3a (skeletal, fast) isoform X13: MSDTEDVDQVEDEKPKFKPSAPKIPDGEKVDFDDIQKKRQNKDLSELQGLIDAHFEGRKKEEEELIALKERIEKRRAERAEQQRIRSEKDKERQARREEERLKREEADAKKKMEEDAKKKSALSNMGSNYSSHLQKADQKRGGGKKETEREKKKKILAGRRKGLNIDHLNEDKLKDKINELHEWMSTLESEKFDHMERLKRQKYEVTTLRKRVEELSKFSKKGAAARRRK; the protein is encoded by the exons ATGTCTGACACTGAAGATGT tgATCAGGTCGAGG ACGAGAAGCCAAAGTTCAA GCCCAGCGCACCCAAGATTCCCGATGGTGAGAAAGTGGACTTTGAT GACATCCAGAAGAAGCGTCAGAACAAGGATCTGTCGGAGCTCCAAGGCCTGATCGATGCTCACTTTGAGGgcaggaagaaggaggaggaggagctgatcgCCCTCAAGGAGAGAATT gagaaaCGTAGGGCTGAGAGAGCTGAGCAGCAGAGGATCCGCTCTGAGAAGGACAAGGAGCGCCAGGCCAGACGCGAG gaggagaggctgaAGAGGGAGGAGGCTGATGCCAAGAAAAAGATGGAAGAGGATGCAAAGAAGAAGTCGGCTCTGTCCAACATGGGCTCCAACTACAGCAGCCATCTGCAGAAG gctgaccagaagaggggaggaggaaagaaggaaacagagagagagaagaagaagaagattctGGCTGGAAGACGCAAGGGTCTGAACATCGACCACCTCAACGAGGATAAGCTCAA GGACAAGATCAACGAGCTCCATGAATGGATGAGCACTTTGGAGTCTGAGAAGTTCGACCACATGGAGAGACTGAAGAGGCAGAAGTATGAG GTTACAACTCTGCGTAAGAGAGTGGAGGAGCTCAGTAAATT CAGCAAGAAGGGAGCTGCTGCCCGCCGCAGGAAGTAA